The following proteins come from a genomic window of SAR202 cluster bacterium:
- a CDS encoding D-tyrosyl-tRNA(Tyr) deacylase encodes MRALLQRVTSAFVTVDGETLGSIGPGFVVLMGVSKDDTEEEAKYIVEKTVNLRVFADEERKMNRSALDSGAELLVVSQFTLYADTRKGRRPSFLDAAPPDQADALYLRAVDLFRQAGVKKVATGRFQAHMMVTLCNDGPVTIMLDSADKERPRRG; translated from the coding sequence ATGCGCGCCCTCCTCCAGCGAGTCACCAGCGCGTTCGTGACCGTGGACGGCGAGACGCTCGGCAGCATCGGACCCGGCTTCGTGGTCCTGATGGGAGTGTCGAAGGACGATACGGAGGAAGAGGCGAAGTACATCGTCGAAAAGACCGTCAACCTGCGCGTCTTCGCCGACGAAGAACGCAAAATGAACCGCTCGGCCCTGGACTCCGGGGCCGAGCTTCTTGTTGTAAGCCAGTTCACCCTCTACGCCGACACCCGCAAGGGCCGCCGCCCCAGCTTCCTGGACGCCGCCCCGCCTGACCAGGCGGACGCGCTGTACCTGCGCGCCGTTGACCTCTTCCGCCAGGCCGGCGTGAAGAAGGTCGCCACCGGCCGCTTCCAGGCCCACATGATGGTCACCCTCTGCAACGACGGCCCCGTCACGATCATGCTCGACTCCGCAGACAAAGAGCGCCCCCGCAGGGGGTAG
- a CDS encoding zinc ribbon domain-containing protein, which yields MPIYEYSCEKCSNEFELRQSFSAEPVTACPKCEGTSRRVIRAVPVVFKGSGFYVNDYGKKNVATSKTESDKGADEKKAEVKAETKAESKAEAKAEAKTETKSETKKEAVAY from the coding sequence GTGCCGATCTACGAATATTCCTGCGAGAAGTGCAGCAACGAATTTGAGCTCCGCCAGAGCTTCTCTGCCGAGCCTGTGACGGCCTGCCCCAAGTGCGAGGGGACCAGCCGCCGCGTCATCCGCGCCGTGCCGGTGGTCTTCAAGGGCAGCGGCTTCTACGTGAACGACTACGGCAAGAAGAACGTGGCGACGTCCAAGACCGAGTCCGACAAGGGCGCGGACGAGAAGAAGGCCGAGGTCAAGGCCGAGACAAAGGCGGAGTCCAAGGCAGAGGCAAAGGCCGAGGCCAAGACAGAGACGAAGTCCGAAACCAAGAAAGAGGCAGTGGCCTACTAG
- the purL gene encoding phosphoribosylformylglycinamidine synthase subunit PurL encodes MPVSKKTLDELAISETEYELIVERLGREPNMLELGLFGSLWSEHCGYKHSKLLLKMFAGQKSPRLLVEQGKENAGAVDIGDGLAIVMKIESHNHPSAIEPYEGAATGVGGIVRDIFAMGARPIALLNSLRFGPLTDKRNRYLFDGVVAGISGYGNCIGVPDVGGEIYFSPAYAGNPLVNAMCVGLVQKDKLVRATTDQPGTLLMLVGADTGRDGIHGASGLASRTFEEERELRPTVQVGNPFLEKVLIEACMEIVGTEHIAGLQDLGAAGLSSSSVETAHKGGTGMDIDVSRVPRRESGMTPYEVMLSESQERMLIVVKAGHEDAAKQLLSKWDLHAVVIGKATEGNTARFFDGDKLVGELPVDLLIDAPKYRLTGVVPEWQKKAQAADLSKTPQPAQSMGEVLLKLLASPNIASKEPVFRQYDHQVQTNTVVAPGSDAAVLRVKGTSSKGIALSVDGNGRLCYLDPYVGGMITVAESCRNVSCAGGEPIALTDGLNFGNPQKPEIYYQMEMCIKGIADAAKAIGAPVVSGNVSLYNESHGAPIYPTPMLGALGLLDDVTKHATIAFKQEGDAIVLLGEASVNGDPKNFAGSEYLELVHGQVAGRPELDINLEIAVQKAVRRAVREGVVSSAHDCSDGGLAVAIAESCIAGNVGASLEFKVSGRPDAGLFGEKQSRIVVSVPAAKVKALDSICRQEGVPFVSLGKVGGGSLTLNGEALAGVDELSRAWKHGLGAAMGRV; translated from the coding sequence ATGCCTGTATCCAAGAAGACACTGGACGAGCTCGCAATCTCCGAGACGGAGTACGAGCTCATCGTCGAGCGGCTCGGGCGCGAGCCGAATATGCTGGAGCTCGGCCTCTTCGGCTCGCTCTGGAGCGAGCACTGCGGCTACAAGCACTCCAAGCTCCTGCTGAAGATGTTCGCCGGCCAGAAGAGCCCGCGCCTGCTGGTCGAGCAGGGCAAGGAGAACGCCGGCGCGGTTGATATCGGCGACGGCCTGGCGATCGTGATGAAGATAGAGTCGCACAACCACCCGTCTGCTATAGAGCCCTACGAGGGCGCGGCTACCGGCGTGGGCGGCATCGTGCGCGACATCTTCGCGATGGGCGCACGGCCCATCGCCCTCCTGAACTCGCTCCGGTTCGGCCCGCTCACAGACAAGCGCAACCGCTACCTGTTCGACGGCGTGGTTGCCGGCATATCCGGGTACGGCAACTGCATCGGCGTCCCGGATGTCGGCGGCGAGATCTACTTTTCCCCCGCGTACGCCGGCAACCCGCTCGTGAATGCCATGTGCGTCGGCCTGGTGCAGAAGGACAAGCTCGTCCGCGCCACGACCGACCAGCCCGGGACGCTCCTCATGCTCGTCGGCGCGGATACTGGCCGCGACGGCATCCACGGCGCGTCCGGCCTGGCATCCCGCACCTTCGAAGAGGAGCGCGAGCTCCGCCCGACGGTACAGGTGGGCAACCCCTTCCTTGAGAAGGTGCTCATCGAGGCGTGCATGGAGATCGTGGGCACAGAGCACATCGCCGGCCTGCAGGACCTGGGCGCGGCCGGCCTGTCTAGCTCGTCCGTCGAGACGGCCCACAAGGGCGGCACCGGAATGGACATCGATGTCTCCCGCGTCCCCCGCCGCGAGTCCGGCATGACGCCGTACGAGGTGATGCTGTCGGAGTCGCAGGAGCGCATGCTTATCGTCGTCAAGGCGGGACACGAGGACGCCGCGAAGCAGCTCCTCTCCAAGTGGGACCTGCACGCCGTCGTTATCGGCAAAGCCACCGAGGGCAACACCGCCCGCTTCTTCGACGGAGACAAGCTCGTTGGCGAGCTGCCGGTGGACCTGCTCATCGATGCTCCCAAGTACCGCCTCACCGGCGTCGTGCCGGAGTGGCAGAAGAAGGCGCAGGCCGCCGACCTGAGCAAGACGCCTCAGCCGGCTCAGTCGATGGGCGAGGTGCTCCTGAAGCTGCTGGCATCCCCGAACATCGCCAGCAAGGAGCCGGTGTTCCGGCAGTACGACCACCAGGTGCAGACCAACACCGTCGTCGCGCCCGGGTCGGACGCCGCTGTGCTGCGCGTGAAGGGCACGTCCAGCAAGGGCATCGCCCTCTCCGTGGACGGCAACGGCCGCCTGTGCTACCTGGACCCGTACGTCGGCGGCATGATCACCGTCGCGGAGTCCTGCAGGAACGTCTCCTGCGCCGGCGGCGAGCCCATTGCGCTGACGGACGGACTGAACTTCGGCAACCCTCAGAAGCCGGAGATCTACTACCAGATGGAGATGTGCATAAAGGGAATTGCCGACGCCGCGAAGGCCATCGGCGCGCCCGTCGTTAGCGGCAACGTGAGCCTGTACAACGAGTCGCACGGAGCTCCCATCTACCCTACCCCTATGCTCGGCGCGCTGGGCCTGCTGGACGACGTTACGAAGCACGCGACCATCGCCTTCAAGCAAGAGGGCGACGCGATCGTCCTACTCGGCGAGGCGTCGGTGAACGGCGACCCGAAGAACTTCGCGGGGAGCGAGTACCTCGAGCTGGTACACGGGCAGGTGGCCGGCAGGCCCGAGCTGGATATCAACCTGGAGATAGCGGTCCAGAAGGCGGTCCGGCGGGCTGTGCGCGAGGGCGTCGTTTCCTCGGCGCACGATTGCTCGGACGGCGGTCTGGCGGTGGCCATCGCGGAGAGCTGTATCGCCGGCAACGTTGGGGCGAGCCTGGAGTTCAAGGTCTCCGGGCGACCGGACGCCGGACTCTTCGGCGAAAAGCAGTCGCGCATCGTCGTCTCCGTGCCCGCGGCGAAGGTCAAGGCGCTGGATTCGATATGCCGCCAGGAGGGCGTCCCGTTCGTCTCCCTGGGCAAGGTTGGCGGCGGTTCGCTCACGCTAAACGGCGAAGCGCTGGCCGGCGTGGACGAGTTGTCGCGGGCATGGAAGCATGGACTAGGCGCGGCAATGGGAAGGGTTTGA
- the purQ gene encoding phosphoribosylformylglycinamidine synthase subunit PurQ, with amino-acid sequence MRFGIIVFPGTWSDTDCHHAVKGVLGQEAEYVWHKETDLSRFDCVILPGGFSYGDYLRTGAIARFAPVMGAVEKFAASGRLVIGICNGFQILCEARLLPGVLTRNVNLQFRCDWVDLRVENTDTPFTNAAIKGQVLRVPISHGEGNYYADEKTLAELEASGRVIFRYSTPDGRITPEANPNGSLNNIAGITNAAGNVLGMMPHPERCCEALLGGEDGKVIFQSIINHVSGKSRAAVPAG; translated from the coding sequence ATGAGATTCGGCATCATAGTTTTCCCCGGCACCTGGAGCGACACCGACTGCCACCACGCGGTCAAGGGTGTGCTGGGCCAGGAGGCCGAGTATGTGTGGCACAAGGAGACGGACCTTTCCCGGTTCGATTGTGTCATACTCCCCGGCGGGTTCTCCTATGGTGACTACCTGCGCACCGGCGCAATCGCGCGCTTTGCGCCTGTGATGGGCGCGGTTGAGAAGTTCGCGGCGTCCGGCAGGCTGGTCATCGGCATCTGCAACGGCTTCCAGATACTCTGCGAGGCGCGGCTGCTGCCTGGCGTGCTCACCCGCAACGTGAACCTGCAGTTCAGGTGCGACTGGGTTGACCTCCGCGTTGAGAACACGGACACGCCGTTCACGAACGCCGCCATTAAGGGGCAGGTCCTGCGTGTCCCGATCTCCCACGGCGAGGGCAACTACTACGCCGATGAGAAGACCCTCGCCGAGCTGGAGGCGAGCGGGCGCGTGATTTTCCGCTACAGCACGCCGGACGGGCGGATAACGCCCGAAGCGAACCCCAACGGCTCGCTCAACAACATCGCGGGCATCACCAACGCCGCCGGGAACGTGCTGGGGATGATGCCGCACCCCGAGCGTTGCTGCGAGGCGCTACTGGGCGGAGAAGACGGCAAGGTGATATTCCAGTCTATCATCAACCACGTCTCCGGCAAGAGCCGCGCCGCCGTCCCGGCGGGGTAG
- a CDS encoding GatB/YqeY domain-containing protein, with amino-acid sequence MSLRERLDEDMKQAMRSKDADRLLVIRHLRSEIKYQEIERQKPSDDAAIAEMLSKQAQKRRESIEMFKQGNRQDLVDKEEAQLKVIMEYLPKQMTEAEVRVIAEKTVAEVGAKGPQDIGKVMGKLAPQLKGKADGKMINEVVQSILKRQ; translated from the coding sequence ATGTCGCTCAGGGAGAGGCTTGACGAAGACATGAAGCAGGCGATGCGGAGCAAGGACGCCGACAGGCTCCTGGTCATCCGCCACCTGAGGTCGGAGATCAAGTACCAGGAGATCGAGCGGCAGAAGCCGTCCGACGACGCCGCGATTGCCGAGATGCTCAGCAAGCAGGCTCAGAAGCGCCGCGAGAGCATTGAGATGTTCAAGCAGGGCAACCGCCAGGACCTCGTCGATAAGGAAGAGGCCCAGCTCAAGGTCATCATGGAGTACCTGCCAAAGCAGATGACCGAGGCGGAGGTCCGCGTGATCGCCGAGAAGACAGTGGCCGAGGTGGGCGCGAAGGGACCGCAGGACATCGGTAAGGTGATGGGCAAGCTGGCGCCGCAGCTCAAGGGCAAGGCCGACGGCAAGATGATCAACGAGGTCGTCCAGTCTATCCTCAAGAGGCAATAG
- a CDS encoding tetratricopeptide repeat protein, which produces MGRFNFVARVLLAAILAAGAVVAMACEVEPGLLEQGQTAASDGRLGDASTAFSGAINEDPNNPDPYLARGDVYMQRGEPDRAVVDYGQYIRLSRSDATGYLKRGQAYLELREYDKALLDLNEALKLDASLAAAYVGRAKAYLAVDRPEQALSDLDRATTLTNRSAEVYALRAKAHLALGAVQQALRDANESVTMDGSLALAFAARAAVYAASGNDARMREDYAKALDLGYPRSDLDAEIRAAQNQD; this is translated from the coding sequence ATGGGCCGATTCAACTTTGTCGCTCGGGTCCTGCTCGCCGCCATCCTGGCGGCCGGCGCGGTTGTCGCCATGGCGTGCGAGGTTGAGCCGGGACTGCTGGAGCAGGGGCAGACCGCAGCCTCAGACGGGAGACTCGGAGACGCCTCCACTGCCTTCAGCGGCGCTATTAACGAGGACCCGAACAACCCGGACCCTTACCTGGCGCGCGGCGACGTTTACATGCAGCGCGGAGAGCCGGACCGGGCCGTCGTCGACTACGGCCAGTACATCCGCCTGAGCCGCTCGGACGCTACCGGATACCTGAAGCGCGGGCAGGCATACCTTGAGCTGAGGGAGTACGACAAGGCGCTGCTGGACTTGAACGAGGCGCTGAAGCTGGACGCCTCGTTGGCCGCGGCGTATGTGGGCAGGGCAAAGGCGTACCTGGCCGTCGACCGGCCGGAGCAGGCGCTCTCCGACCTTGACCGCGCAACCACATTGACGAACAGGAGCGCGGAAGTATACGCTCTCCGCGCAAAGGCCCACCTGGCGCTCGGCGCAGTGCAGCAGGCGCTCAGGGATGCGAACGAATCGGTCACAATGGATGGCTCGCTCGCCTTGGCTTTCGCCGCCCGCGCGGCCGTGTACGCCGCCTCCGGCAACGACGCGCGCATGCGTGAGGACTACGCAAAGGCGCTTGATCTGGGCTACCCGCGTTCGGACCTGGACGCCGAAATCCGGGCCGCGCAGAACCAGGACTGA